A part of Clostridium novyi genomic DNA contains:
- a CDS encoding DNA-3-methyladenine glycosylase family protein, with protein MDFNYVEAIENGIIIKDVINFELPHIFDCGQCFRWNRQENGNYIGVALGKVLEIEKKENDVIIYNATEEEFEKIWCDYFDLYRDYSTIKEIFNKDELLKKSVEFGKGIRILKQEPFEIVVSFIISANNRIPIIKRAIEKISKRWGKKVQYKGKDYYTFPSAEILKDCTQEELEECGVGFRAKYIKNTIEDIIYNGLNLDYIKSLDDDECHKELQKISGVGPKVADCIMLFSMQKYSAFPVDVWVKRAMQHFYLAPDVSLKKIRDFGRNQFNPFSGFAQQYLFYYARENNIRL; from the coding sequence ATGGATTTTAATTATGTTGAAGCAATAGAAAATGGAATAATAATAAAGGATGTAATAAATTTTGAATTGCCTCATATATTTGATTGCGGACAATGTTTTAGATGGAACAGACAAGAAAATGGTAACTATATAGGTGTTGCATTGGGAAAAGTACTTGAAATAGAAAAAAAAGAAAATGATGTGATTATTTATAATGCGACAGAAGAAGAATTTGAAAAAATATGGTGTGATTATTTTGATTTATATAGAGATTATTCAACTATTAAGGAGATTTTTAATAAGGATGAGCTTCTAAAAAAGTCTGTAGAATTTGGAAAAGGCATTAGAATATTAAAACAAGAACCCTTTGAAATTGTAGTATCGTTTATTATATCTGCTAATAATAGAATACCTATAATAAAAAGAGCTATTGAAAAGATATCTAAAAGATGGGGAAAAAAAGTACAGTATAAAGGTAAAGACTACTACACATTTCCAAGTGCGGAAATATTAAAAGATTGTACCCAAGAAGAGTTGGAAGAATGTGGAGTGGGATTTAGGGCTAAATACATAAAAAATACAATTGAGGATATTATATACAATGGGTTGAATTTGGATTATATTAAATCTTTAGACGATGATGAGTGTCATAAAGAATTACAAAAAATAAGTGGAGTAGGTCCTAAGGTTGCTGACTGTATTATGTTATTTTCAATGCAGAAATATAGCGCGTTTCCCGTTGATGTTTGGGTTAAAAGAGCAATGCAACATTTTTATTTAGCACCTGATGTATCGTTAAAAAAAATACGAGATTTTGGAAGGAATCAGTTTAATCCCTTTTCAGGATTTGCACAACAATATTTGTTTTATTATGCTAGAGAAAACAATATAAGGTTATAA